TATTATAGTGAGTAGGGGGAATTATTTTGAACAAATTAAAGAATTATATGGAGGATTTGGTGGATATACATCTAAATAAATTATTAGAAGAATATGAAGATATATGTAAGTGTGAAAGATGTATTTTGGATATAAAGGCTATAGCTCTTAACAATTTAAAGCCTAGATACGGAGTAACTCAAATGGGGAATGTATTTATAAAAATAGATGAAAGTACAACTGAGTCAAATGTAAAAATAATAAGCGAAATTATAAAAGCTATAGAAAAGGTATCTAAAAATCCTCATAATGGAGATGAATAAATTGGAAAATATAGTGCTAATAGGATTTATGGCTACAGGCAAGAGTAGCGTTGCAAAATTACTTTCTAAAAAACTAAATATGGAGATAATAGATACAGATATATATATTGAACAAAAAGAAAATATGAGTATAAGCGAAATATTTAATAAAAAGGGAGAAGAATACTTTAGAGATTTGGAAAAACAGAGTTTGGAAATACTTTCAAACAAAAAAAATATAATATTGTCAACTGGTGGAGGCATAATAAGTAATGATCAAAATATAGAGTTACTTAGAAAAATAGGAAAAGTTGTTTGGTTAAAGGCGAGAACAGATACTATAATAAGAAACTTAAAAAAATCTAAAATAAAAAGACCTTTACTAATGGTTGAAAATAAAGAGCAAAAGATAGAGTCTCTGTTAAAATCTAGGTTAGATAAATACTCAAGATGTTCTCATTTTGAAATAGATATAGATGATAAAAATATAGATGAAGTAGTGTCTAATATACTACTAAGTTTACCTAAAATATGATATTATATAATGGTATAATTTTATATTAGAGGTGTTTTGATGGAAAATATACTAATATTAAATGGGCCTAATTTAAATTTAATAGGCAAAAGAGAAACAGATATATATGGTAAAGATACCATACAAGATTTACATAATCTAATACTAGAAGAATCAAAATTGATGAATATAAGAGTAGAATTTTTTCAAAGCAACCATGAAGGTGAAATAATAGATAAAATTCAAAGTTGTATAAATACATACGACGGTATAGTGATAAATCCAGGAGCTTATACACATTATAGTTATGCTATTTATGATGCTATAAAATCGATAGACAAGCCATTTGTCGAGGTTCATATCTCAAATATTCATAAAAGAGAAGAATTTAGACAAAAAAGTGTTACAGCCAAAGCGTGTATAGGACAAATAACAGGGTTTGGATTTTATAGTTATATACTAGGATTATATAGTATAATAAACTACATAAGGGGTGGAAAGTAATGAATAGAATAAATAAACTAAGAGAACATATGAAAAATAATGATTTAGATGCTGTTTTAATTTATAAAGGTGAAAATAGAAGATATTTATCAGATTTTACAGGAACTACAGGATATGTTCTTATAACAAATGATAAAAGTTTATTCTTCACAGATTTTAGATATATACAACAAGCTACAAACCAATGTAAAGGATTTGAAATAGTAGAAATATCAAGAGAAAAACCTGTAACAGAGTTTTTAAAAGATATGGATATAAAGAATTTAGGATTTGAAGATGATTATATGGACTTTGCAACTTATTCTAGATTCAGCAAAGAACTTGAAAATATAAACTTTATTCCTTTAAAAGGGCATATGCTTGCAATAAGAGCTATAAAGGATGAAAAAGAGATAGATACTATAAGAAAGGCTGCAAGTATTGCAGATGAAGCTTTTTCTCATATACTAACTTTTATAAAACCGGGTGTATGTGAAGTGGAAGTGGCTCTTGAACTTGAGTACTTCATGAAGAAAAAAGGAGCTACTGGATTATCATTTGATTCTATAGTGGCATCAGGAAATAGATCATCTCTTCCTCATGGAGTTGCAAGTGACAAAATAATAGAGGAAGGTGACTTCTTGACATTAGATTTTGGTTGCGTATATAATGGATATTGCTCAGATATGACTAGAACAATAGTTGTAGGAAAGGCAAGCGACAGGCAAAAAGAAATATACAATATAGTTTTAAATGCTCAAATGAGAGCTTTAGAAAATATAAAACCAGGTATGACTGGTGTTGAACTAGATAAGATTGCTAGGGAAGTCATAACAGATGCAGGCTATGGAGAATATTTTGGGCATGGTTTAGGCCATGGAGTAGGACTTGAAGTACATGAAATGCCTAATGTTAATCCAAATGCACAAAACACTCTTTTACCTGGAATGATAATAACAGATGAACCTGGTATATATATTCCAGATTTTGGAGGAGTTAGAATAGAAGATTTAATTGTAGTGACAATTGATGGATATGAAGTATTATCTAGCTCTACTAAAGAATTAATAGAACTATCTTACTAGAAATTTAAATTATGGAGGGATAACAATGGTTTCAGCAGGTGATTTTAGAAAAGGAGTTACTTTTATAAAGGATGGAGAACTATGTTTAGTAATAGATTTCCAACACGTTAAGCCAGGTAAAGGAGCAGCTTTCGTTAGAACTAAGTATAGAAACTTAAAGACAGGATCTACAAGAGAAGAAGCTTTTCATCCAGGTGATAAGTTCCCTAAGGCTAATATAGAAACTAAACAAATGCAATACTTATACGCAGATGGAGAATTATACTACTTCATGGATAACGAAACTTATGATCAAGTTCCACTTAACTATGAACAAGTTGAAGATGCTATAAAGTTTTTAAAAGAAAACGAGTCAGCAACTATAAGATTCCACGAAGGACAAGCCTTCCAAGTTGAAGCACCAAACTTTGTTGAGTTAGAAATAACTGAAACAGAGCCAGGAGTAAAAGGAGATACGGCTACTAACGTAACTAAGAATGCAACAGTTGAAACTGGAGCTGTAGTTCAAGTTCCTATGTTTATAAACTTAGGAGATAAAATAAAGATAGATACTAGAACTGGAGAATATTTATCAAGAGTTTAATATACTTGCTTGTTGGATATAATTCATATATAGAACAAAATACAAATTTCTAAGGAGGTATATTACTATGCAACATTTATATGAGAAAGTAGCTTACTTAAAAGGATTAGCAGATGGATTAGGTGTTGACGAAAGTACTAAAGAAGGAAAATTATTAATAAATATCGTTGATATTTTAGATGATTTTGCAGATGCTATAGTCGAGCTTGAGGAAGAACAAGATGAAATATCTGAATACATAGAGACTATAGATGAAGACTTAGAAGATTTAGAGGATGAAATTTATGAAGATGAATTGGATGAAGATGAAGAATTTAGTTACGTTCAATTCCAGTGTCCAACTTGTAAAGAAGATGTAGAAATAGACGAAGAATTGCTATACGATGAAGATGTAGATATTCTTTGCCCTAACTGCAAAGAAGTAATATTATTTGCTGAAGATGACTGTTGCGATGGTCATTGTCATTCAGGAGAAGATCACGATTGTAACTGTGGTGAATAATATAGAAGTTTGCATAAAAAATGACTGCTTTTAGCAGTCGTTTTTTATTTAAATTTCTTTACAAAATTACTTTAGAAATAGTAAACTATAATTTGATAAGAGTTCCTTCAAAATTAGGAGGTATAATAGTATGATAATGAATAGACAAATGAAAAAGTATGAAAGAGAATTAGAGGAAAAAATTGAATATACATTTAAAAATAAGAGCTATTTATTAGAGGCTTTAACTCATAGTTCGTATGCAAATGAAAATAAAAAGGGAAATATACAATATAATGAGAGAATAGAGTTTTTAGGTGACTCAGCACTTGGAATAGTAGTTAGTCATTATTTGTTTGAAAACAAGAAAAACTTGCCTGAAGGAGAGCTTACAAAGATTAGAGCAAATATAGTTTGTGAGGAATCTTTAAGTGAGTTTGCAAAAAAAATTAATCTTGGAAAATATTTGTTACTAGGTAAGGGCGAAGAGGTAACAGGAGGTAGAGAGCGTATATCGATACTAGCAGATGCTACTGAGGCAATAATAGGAGCGATTTATTTAGATGGTGGACTTGAAGCTGCTAGTAAGTTTGTAATAAGTCATATGAAAGATATAATACAAGATTCTATAAAAGGTAAAATATTTAGAGACTATAAAACGCATCTTCAAGAAGTACTTCAAAGTCAGACTAATGAGAGAATAACTTATGATGTAATAGAGGAAATTGGTCCAGACCATAATAAAAAATTTATTATTCAGGTGAGACTTGGTAAAGAAATTTTAGGAAAAGGTGGCGGAAAGAGCAAAAAGGAAGCTGAACAAATGGCTGCAAAACAAGCATTAAAGAGGGTTGGTTGTTAATGAAAAGAAGAATAATACCGGTATTTGTACCTCATAAGGGATGTCCCCATGATTGTATATTTTGTAATCAAAAGAAGATAACTGGGGTATCAACTGATGTTAGTGCAAATGATGTTAAAAATATAATAGAAGAATATTTAGAGACTATGGATGACGGTGTACATATAGAGGTTGCATTTTTTGGAGGAAGCTTTACTGCAATAGATATAAATATCCAAAAGGAACTATTATCGGTTGCCAAAGAATATGTAGATAAAGGAATAATAAAGGATATAAGGCTTTCAACAAGACCAGACTGCATAGATGAAATTATACTTGATAACTTAAAAGAGCATAAAGTTAGCATTATAGAACTGGGAGTTCAATCTATGGATGATGATGTATTAAAGCAAAGTATAAGAGGTCATAGTCAAGAAGATGTAGTAAGGGCTGTAAATCTTATAAAAAAGTATGGATTTGAACTTGGACTTCAAATGATGCTAGGTCTTCCTAGTGATAATGAGAAAAAATGTACACAAACTGCTGATAAATTTATAGCTTTAAGACCGAGCTTTGTAAGGATATATCCAACTCTTGTAGTAAAGGATACAGGTCTTGAAAATTTATACAATGAAAGTAAGTATAGTCCGTTTGATTTAGATACTACTATAGAAATATCAAAAAAGCTTTTAATAAAGTTTCAACTGGAAAATATAAAGGTAATAAGAGTGGGACTTCAAACTACAGAGGATATATCGCTTGGAAAAGATGTTGTATGCGGGCCTCATCATCCATCTCTTAGAGAACTTATTGAAGCTAAAATATATAGGGATTATATAGAAAATATAATAAAGTCTAGCAATATAAAAGATTCAATTACTGTTTATGTAAATAAGAGGAATATATCAAAAATAGTTGGAAATAAAAAAAGCAATATAATATACTTATATGAAAGATACAATATAAAAATGTTAGTTAAAGAAGATAATCTACCTGTAGATGAATTTTCTTTTGAGTACAATGAGGTATTAACTAAGACAAATTTAAATGAAATATACAAGAATTTATATAATATATATAAAATTTAATTGGGGGGATTTTTTTGTATTTAAAGAGGTTAGAATTAAAGGGCTTTAAATCCTTTCCTAATAAAACGGAGATAGTATTTGAAAAAGGAATAACGTCTATTGTAGGACCTAATGGAAGTGGTAAGAGTAATGTGTTAGATGCTATAAGATGGGTTCTTGGAGAACAAAGTATAAAGAGCCTAAGAGGAGATAAGCTTGAAGATGTAATATTTATAGGTGCTGACAATAAAAAACCTATGAACTATTGTGAGGTATCTCTTATTATAGATAATAGCGAAGGAATAATAAATATTGATTACAGCGAAGTTAGCATAAAGAGAAGAGCTTATAGATCTGGAGAGAGTGAGTTTTATATAAATAATAAAAATTGTAGGTTAAAAGATGTCAAAGAATTACTTCTTGATACGGGAATAGGAAGAGAAGGATATTCTATAATAGAACAAGGAAAGATTGATGAAATACTAGGAAATAATGTGAATAATAGAAGAAAAGTGTTTGATGAGGCTTGTGGTATATCTAAATACAGGTATAAAAAGCAAGAAGGAGAAAAAAACCTTAAAAATACAAAAGAAAATTTAGAGAGAATAAATGATATTTTTTATGAAATAGAGAATCAATTAAAACCTTTAGAGATACAAAAGGAAAAATCGCTAAAATATATAAAACTTACAGATGAGCTTAAAGTATTTCAAGTAAACTCTTATATAAGGGAAATAGAGGCATTGGATGTTGAGTTGAAAGAAATAAACAATCACAGCAAGATACTTTCTGAACAACTTGAAGACTTAGAAAAAACAAAGAAAAATCAAGAAACAGAGATTATAGATATAGAGAAGAAATTATCTGAATTAGAGATCAAAATAACTGAATCTAATGAAGGCATACATCAAATTCAGGTGGGTATAGATAAGAAAACAGCAGACTTGAATTTAATAGATGAAAAAATAAAGAATATACAGATTAATAAACAAAGGAATGAAAAAGAATTATCAGAATTAAAATCAAAAAAGCTTCAAAAAGAAGAAGAGCTAAAGGTTTTAACTGATGATAATGATAAACTTTTCTTAAATCTTGAAAATCTGAACAAAAATAAGGAAGAGGTTCAAGGTAGCACAGACAAAGGTATGCTTGAACTAAATTCTATAGAGCAAAAGATTGAGGATCTAAAAAATGATGCAATAAATTTATTAGATGAAAAAAACAATAAAAATATAAGACTTTCAAGTTTAAATACCAGTGTTGAAAATATACAAAATAGAAAAGTAGAAGTCAGACGAAATATAGATGAGATAAGTTTACAGGCTGAAGAAAAGAAATCTAAACTAAAAACTAACGTAGAAATTGAAAAAGAGAATAATGATATTATTAAAAAATTGAAATTGAATAAAAATGAAGAGATAAATAATTTGAATTCATCTATTGCAAATCTTAAAAACATAGAATCTAGTATCAATAACAAAAAACTTAAAATAAATGAATACAATTCTAAGTTAAATGTATATGTTGATATGGAAAATAGATATGAAGGTTTTTATAGAGGTGTAAAAGAGGTACTAAAAAATAAAAAACTTCAGGGAATTAAGGGTGCAGTTGCAGAGGTTATAAAGGTAGGTAAGGAATATGAGGTAGCTGTTGAAGTTGCTATGGGATCTTCTCTTCAAAATGTAATCACAAAAGATGAATATAGTGCAAAACAAGCTATTTCATACTTAAAGCAGGGCAACCTAGGAAGAGTAACATTTTTACCTATTAATATAATAAAACCTAGAAAGGTAAATATAAATGAAATACCTAAAATAGACGGTTTAATAGGAATAGCCAGCGATATAGTTAAGTTTGAGGATGAATTTAAGAATATAATAGAAAATATACTTGGAAGAACAATATTTGTAGAGGATATAGATTGTGCTATAAAGCTTGGTAAAATGACTAACTATAAGTATAAGATAGTGACATTAAAGGGAGATGTATTCAACTCAGGAGGTTCATTAACTGGTGGTAGTGTGAAATCAGTAAATAACCTATTGTCTAGAAAAAGAATAATAGAAGAGTTTAAAGAAAACATAGAAAAAGAAACAGTAGAAATACAAAATTTATTAGAAAATAAATCTAATACAGAACAGGACGTAGAAACAAAAAGGAATAATATATCTAACTTAGAAGTATCTATACAAGAAAAGGAAAAAACAATTTTTAAAATTAATTCAGATATTAATAATATCAAACAAGATATAAATTCAATAGAACACACAAAAGCTAAATTAGAAAAAGAAGAATTGGGATTTAATGACAATCTATCGTATACGAATGAATTGATAACTAAATTAAACGAAGAAATAAAAGAAATTGATATCAAAACATCTCAAATAGAACAAACTATAAAGGAAATAGATATTAAAAAACAAGAATACAAGCATAAATACGAATCTGATATACAAATTTTAAATGAAGTAAAGCTTGAAATAGCTAAATTTACTCAAGTATATGAAAATAATCAAAACCAAATTCAAATGGCAAAAGATTATATTAACGACCTAGAAAATAACACAGCTACAAAAGAAAAAGAGATGAAAAGCTCAGAATTAGAAAAGCAAAATGTAAGTGAAAAGAAGATTTTGATAAAGGTCGAAAAAGAAGAATTAAATGAACAGATGATAGACCTTAATAAAAAGTATGAAGATTATAAAAATGATAAATTAAATATACTAAAAGAGATAAAAGATAAAAAAGAAGAGTTTAAAATAAAAGAAGAAAACTATACTCAATTAAAAGAAAGTATGTATAAGATAGAATCAAAAATAGATAAGCTTGAACTTAGTCAGGAAAATTACTTCAATAAATTATGGGAAGATTATGAGCTTACATTTAAAGATGCTACACCGTTAAAAAATGACGAGATAGAAATAGATAAGAAAAAAATAGAAAACTTAAAGAATCAAATAAAGAGAATCGGAAACGTAAATCTTGATTCAATACAGGAATATAAAGAAGTAAAAGAAAGATATGATTTTTATGAAGAACAAAAGAAGGATCTTGAAAAATCTATAGAATCAATAGAAAAATTAATAGTAGATCTTGAGGCTAATATGAGAAGTGAGTTTAGTGTTAACTTTAAAAAGATAAATGAGTACTACATGGTTATTTACAAAAAACTATTCGGTGGAGGACATGGAGAGCTTAAGATAGTAGATCCATCTAACCTTTTACAAAGTGACATAGAAATAATAGCACAACCTCCTGGTAAAAAGCTTAAAAACATAAATCTTTTATCTGGAGGAGAAAAAGCATTAACTGCAATAGCCATATTATTTAGTATAATAAGTACAAGACCTACACCGTTTTGTGTATTAGATGAAATTGAAGCACCTCTTGATGATGCTAATATTTATAGATATGGAGAATTCTTAAGAGGTTTATCTAAAGATACACAATTCATAGCTATAACTCACAGAAGAGGAACTATGCAGGTATCAGATTACATATATGGTGTAACTATGGAGCAAAAAGCAATATCTAAAGTACTGAGTCTAAAACTAGAACAAGCACAAGAATTAACTAATGAAAATGCGAGCTAGGAGGTAAATTATGTTAAAAAAAATATTTGATAAGTTTAAGAAAAAAGAAAATCAAGAAATTCAGGAAATAGAACAAGAAGTAGAAGAATCTAAAGAAGACATTAAAGGGGAATCAAAGGAAGAACAGGAAGAGGAAGCTAAAGAAGAAGTTAATAAAGAAAAGACCATAGAAGAAAAGCCTAAAGAGGGACTTAAAGTAGATGAAATAAGTGTTGATGAATACGTTGAACAAGATTTAGAAGAAGTAATAGAAGAAAAATTAGAGAAAGCTAAAGAAGAGAAAATAGAAGAAACTAAAGAAGATGAAATTGAATCAAGTGAAGAAATTGAAGAGGAAGTTAAAGAAGAACAAGAAGAAAAAAAGGAAGAAATAAAGGTAAGCCTATTCTCAAGATTAAAGGATGGATTGTCTAAAACAAAAAAAGGGATAACAGATAGAGTAGATCAAGTTTTAAAAGCCTATGTAAAGGTAGATGAAGAACTATTTGAAGATTTAGAAGAGATACTTATAACATCAGATGTAGGTGTTAATACTACAATGGACATTGTAGAGAAACTTAGAGATAGAGTAAAAAGTAAAAAAATAACTGAGGCAAAAGATGTTAGAGATGAACTTAAAGAAATACTTTCTGATATATTAGGTGATGAACAATCAAGTCTTAACATAGAGCCAGCTCCAGCTATTGTATTGGTTGTGGGCGTTAATGGAGTAGGAAAAACTACTACTATAGGAAAAATGGCTAATAGATTTAAAAAAGAAGGAAAACGTGTAATGTTAGCTGCAGGAGATACATTTAGAGCTGCTGCAATAGACCAGTTAGAAGTTTGGGCAAATAGAGTTGGAGTGGATATGATAAATCACTCAGAGGGATCAGATCCTGGAGCTGTAATATTTGATGCAATAGCTGCAGCAAAATCTAGAAAGGCAGATGTACTAATATGTGATACAGCTGGTAGACTTCACAATAAAAAGAATCTTATGAATGAACTGGGTAAAGTATTTAAAATTGTAGATAGAGAATATCCACAAGCTACTAAAGAGGTTTTACTCGTAGTAGATGCTACAACTGGTCAAAATGCAGTATCTCAGGCAAAGGTATTTAAAGAGGCTGCTAATATAACTGGTATAGTACTTACGAAACTGGATGGAACTGCAAAAGGTGGAGTTGTACTTGCAGTAAAATCAGAACTTGATGTACCCGTTAAGCTTATAGGTGTTGGAGAAAAAATGGAAGATCTTCAAGATTTTAATGCTAAAGATTTTGTAAAAGCATTATTTGGTGACGAAAATTAATAAAAATTATTGACAAGATGGATTATCTGATATAAAATACATCTGTAAAGGCGACAAGCTTTACACTTATAATTCTTTGGGAAGTGTTAATATGGAATTAAACAAAGTCATAGAGATTGGTATTTTATTCGATTTTTATAAAGAACTTTTAACTGAAAAACAAAGAGAATCAGTTAATCTATACTATAATGAGGATTATTCATTGGGTGAGATTAGTGAAAATCTTAAAATTTCAAGACAAGGGGTCTATGACACTTTAAAGAGAGCTGAGAAGATTTTACAGGATTATGAAAAAAAATTAAATCTAGTAGAAAAATCCAATAAAAGAAATAAGCTAATAGAGAGCTTGTACGAAAAAGTTGTTGATATAAAAGAAGAAATTAAAGTTGATAATAATTTTAATGGTTTAGTCCCTAAGATTGAAAATCTAGAAGAAATTTGTAGGGAGTTGTTGAGATGATTTTTGAAGGATTAGCAGAGAAGCTTCAAGGTACTCTTGGGAAATTAAAGAGCAAGGGTAAATTGAATGAAAAAGATGTTAAAGATGCTATGAGAGAGGTAAAACTTGCACTTCTTGAGGCCGATGTTAACTTTAAGGTTGTAAAAGAGTTTGTAAACAAGGTTAAAGAAAGAGCTGTAGGTCAAGAAGTAATGGAAAGTTTAACTCCAGGACAGCATGTAATAAAGATAGTTAATGAAGAACTTACAGATTTAATGGGAAATGTTCAAAGTAAAATAAGCTTTGCATCGAAGCCTCCTACTGTAATAATGTTAGTTGGACTTCAAGGGGCAGGTAAAACTACTACCGGAGGAAAACTAGGGGGATTACTTAAGAAACAAGGTAAAAAGCCGTTATTAGTAGCCTGTGACGTGTACAGACCCGCGGCTATTAAGCAGCTACAAGTTGTAGGAAGTCAACTTGAAATACCTGTTTTTTCAATGGGAGATAAAGAAAATCCTGTTAATATAGCAAAAGAAGGAATTAACCACGCACTTGATCATAATAACGATGTTGTTATTATAGATACGGCTGGTAGACTTCATATAGATGAACTTTTAATGGATGAATTAAAGAACATAAAAACTGAGGTTAAACCTCATGAAATATTATTAGTTATAGACTCTATGACAGGTCAAGACGCTGTAAATGTTGCTGAGAATTTCAATGAAGCATTAGGAATAGATGGAGTTGTTCTTACTAAATTAGATGGAGACACTAGAGGTGGAGCAGCAC
The window above is part of the Tepidibacter aestuarii genome. Proteins encoded here:
- the ffh gene encoding signal recognition particle protein, translating into MIFEGLAEKLQGTLGKLKSKGKLNEKDVKDAMREVKLALLEADVNFKVVKEFVNKVKERAVGQEVMESLTPGQHVIKIVNEELTDLMGNVQSKISFASKPPTVIMLVGLQGAGKTTTGGKLGGLLKKQGKKPLLVACDVYRPAAIKQLQVVGSQLEIPVFSMGDKENPVNIAKEGINHALDHNNDVVIIDTAGRLHIDELLMDELKNIKTEVKPHEILLVIDSMTGQDAVNVAENFNEALGIDGVVLTKLDGDTRGGAALSVRSVTRKPIKFIGMGEKLDDLEAFHPDRMASRILGMGDVLSLIEKAEQAIDVKKAKELEAKIKNQEFDFEDFLTQMEQVKSLGPLNKIMEMIPGMSGAKELKNVSFDDKEIRRIEAIIKSMTKKERKNPSILNASRRRRIANGSGTKVQEVNRLVKQFEQTKKMMKQFGDLEKSMKKGGKMKLPFFGNKL